One Malus sylvestris chromosome 14, drMalSylv7.2, whole genome shotgun sequence DNA segment encodes these proteins:
- the LOC126598321 gene encoding LOW QUALITY PROTEIN: uncharacterized protein LOC126598321 (The sequence of the model RefSeq protein was modified relative to this genomic sequence to represent the inferred CDS: deleted 1 base in 1 codon) has protein sequence MVGMALACSLAKMPLTKHLKVAIIDSNPAVSNGLSMKKEDPPDPRASAVTPATISLFQDIGAWKYVEQNRHAYFDQMQVWDYTGLGYTRYNARDVHKDSLGCVVENKVLHSSLLSCMQNTDFQKTVYPSRLSTMTLQPRNLSMGMESTSSGLNEQGNLAKLDLIDGNSLYAKLVVGADGSKSRVRELAGFKTTGWNYSQNAIICTVEHSVENRFAWQRFLPAGPIALLPIGDNFSNIVWTMNPNEATDRKLKAEDEFLKDVNYALDYGFGPHPKSSTSGGGSIFSWFKTDTNLSANDCFKVPPKVLKLASERMVFPLSLMHANNYVSKHVVLIGDAAHTVHPLAGQGVNLGFGDAFALSRIICEGIAVGTDITDVLLLKKYEAERKSANVTMMAILDGFQKAYSVDFGPLNVLRPAAFNGAQYIPPLKRSIISYASGDQRLPIFS, from the exons ATGGTTGGCATGGCCCTTGCTTGTTCCTTGG CAAAAATgccattgacaaagcacttgaaAGTTGCCATCATTGATAGCAATCCTGCAGTATCAAATGGACTTAGCATGAAGAAAGAAGACCCCCCTGATCCAAGGGCCAGTGCAGTAACACCTGCAACCATATCTCTCTTCCAAG ATATTGGTGCTTGGAAATATGTGGAACAGAACAGGCATGCGTATTTTGATCAAATGCAG GTTTGGGACTATACTGGCTTAGGTTATACAAGATACAATGCAAGAGATGTACATAAAGATTCTCTAGG GTGTGTAGTGGAGAATAAAGTACTGCACAGTTCCCTATTGTCATGTATGCAG AATACAGATTTCCAGAAGACTGTCTACCCTTCGAGATTGTCTACAATGACTTTACAGCCAAGAAACTTATCCATGGGGATGGAAAGCACATCATCTGGATTGAATGAGCAGGGGAACTTAGCGAAGCTTGATCTAATTGACGGCAACAGTCTGTATGCAAAGTTGGTA GTGGGAGCTGATGGGTCCAAGTCACGTGTTAGAGAGTTGGCAGGATTCAAGACAACCGGATGGAATTACTCGCAGAACGCAATCATTTGTACTGTTGAACATAGTGTAGAAAACCGATTTGCATGGCAACGCTTTCTACCTGCTGGGCCAATTGCACTTTTGCCAATAGGTGATAATTTCAGTAACATTGTTTGGACCATGAACCCGAACGAAGCAACTGACCGCAAGTTAAAGGCTGAGGATGAATTTTTGAAAGATGTCAATTATGCTCTGGATTATGGATTTGGCCCTCATCCTAAGTCAAGCACCTCGGGAGGTGGAAGCATATTTTCTTGGTTTAAAACAGACACGAATTTATCAGCCAATGACTGCTTCAAAGTTCCGCCAAAAGTGTTGAAGTTGGCATCTGAGAGAATGGTGTTTCCTTTGTCTTTGATGCATGCCAACAACTACGTGTCAAAGCATGTGGTTCTAATTGGCGATGCAGCACATACCGTTCACCCTTTGGCTGGGCAAGGGGTTAATTTGGGGTTTGGAGACGCATTTGCTCTATCAAGAATCATTTGTGAGGGAATTGCAGTGGGGACAGACATTACTGAT GTATTGTTGTTGAAGAAATATGAAGCAGAGAGGAAATCGGCAAATGTCACAATGATGGCAATCCTGGACGGTTTCCAGAAGGCTTACTCTGTTGATTTCGGACCTTTAAATGTACTACGGCCTGCAGCATTCAACGGAGCGCAGTACATTCCACCCCTTAAGAGGAGTATCATTTCATATGCC TCAGGGGATCAAAGATTGCCAATTTTTTCTTGA
- the LOC126600453 gene encoding dirigent protein-like, with translation MEQKTSLVSALFLFFLLYGTLASPTLKPSFKPRPPPHHPCRHLVFYFHDIIYNGKNSKNATATIVGSPAWGNKTILAGQNHFGDLVVFDDPITLDNNLHSTPVGRAQGFYIYDKKEIFTAWLGFSFVFNSTQHKGSINFAGADPLMNKTRDISVIGGTGDFFMARGIATLMTDAFEGEVYFRLRVDIKLYECW, from the coding sequence ATGGAACAAAAAACGAGCCTAGTTTCagctctcttcctcttcttccttctctatGGAACCTTGGCTTCCCCGACCCTAAAACCCAGTTTTAAGCCTCGTCCTCCTCCTCACCACCCTTGCAGACACCTAGTTTTCTACTTCCACGACATTATCTACAACggaaaaaattctaaaaacgcCACGGCAACCATTGTAGGTTCACCGGCTTGGGGCAACAAGACCATTTTGGCAGGACAAAACCATTTTGGTGACCTAGTTGTGTTTGATGACCCAATAACTCTGGACAACAATTTGCACTCAACCCCAGTTGGTCGTGCCCAAGGCTTCTACATTTACGACAAGAAGGAAATCTTCACTGCATGGCTTGGCTTTTCCTTTGTGTTCAACTCCACCCAACACAAAGGTAGCATCAACTTTGCTGGGGCTGACCCATTGATGAACAAGACTAGGGACATATCGGTCATTGGCGGGACGGGTGATTTCTTCATGGCTAGAGGGATTGCTACTTTGATGACTGATGCATTTGAGGGTGAAGTTTACTTTCGTCTCCGAGTTGACATTAAGTTGTATGAGtgttggtaa